In one window of Lacticaseibacillus casei DSM 20011 = JCM 1134 = ATCC 393 DNA:
- a CDS encoding D-2-hydroxyacid dehydrogenase: MTKILMYSVRPDEQAAIDDWVAANHIEVDTNTVELGPKTVDLAKGYDGIVIQQHAAIPDDVVYQKLKAFGLKQLTLRITGFDIVNLEAATANGLAVTNVPAYSPRSVSELVLAQVMRLIRHLGEASAREAKDDYSWGGLEAAEIHNLTIGIIGAGKIGSAVARIFRALGSTVIVSDPVKRPELADTVSYVDLDTVLTTADIVTVHTPLDAITTHLIDADALKKMKPSAYLINAARGPIVDTGALIQALKDHVIAGAALDTIEGEAGIFGEDRSQTLVDNPELETLKAMPNVEITPHIGFYTDAAVKNMIDISLDDVKLILEGGHSPHQVN, encoded by the coding sequence ATGACAAAAATTCTGATGTATTCCGTTCGTCCCGATGAGCAAGCTGCCATTGATGACTGGGTGGCCGCTAATCACATTGAGGTAGATACGAACACGGTTGAACTTGGGCCCAAGACGGTTGACTTGGCTAAGGGTTATGACGGCATTGTGATTCAGCAACACGCGGCCATTCCTGATGACGTTGTGTATCAAAAGCTGAAGGCATTTGGCTTGAAGCAGCTGACATTGCGGATTACCGGCTTTGACATTGTGAACCTTGAAGCCGCTACCGCCAACGGATTGGCTGTGACCAACGTGCCAGCGTATTCGCCGCGGTCGGTTTCCGAACTGGTGCTGGCACAAGTGATGCGGCTGATTCGCCACTTAGGAGAAGCAAGTGCCCGCGAAGCGAAGGATGACTACAGCTGGGGTGGCTTGGAAGCTGCGGAAATTCACAATCTGACCATCGGCATTATTGGTGCCGGGAAAATCGGCAGTGCGGTGGCTCGGATTTTCCGTGCGTTGGGGTCAACGGTGATTGTGAGTGACCCAGTGAAGCGGCCTGAGCTGGCGGATACGGTTAGTTATGTGGATTTGGACACGGTACTGACGACGGCTGATATCGTGACGGTGCATACACCGCTGGATGCAATCACCACCCATCTGATTGATGCAGATGCACTGAAAAAAATGAAGCCAAGCGCTTATCTCATTAATGCTGCCCGCGGCCCGATTGTTGATACCGGTGCCTTGATTCAGGCGCTGAAGGATCATGTCATTGCCGGTGCGGCGTTGGATACGATTGAAGGGGAAGCCGGTATTTTTGGTGAGGATCGTAGTCAGACTCTGGTGGACAATCCCGAACTCGAGACGTTGAAGGCGATGCCGAACGTTGAGATTACGCCACATATCGGCTTTTACACCGATGCAGCGGTGAAAAACATGATTGATATTTCGTTAGACGATGTCAAGCTCATTTTGGAAGGCGGTCATTCACCGCATCAAGTTAACTAG
- a CDS encoding VOC family protein, translated as MPEYYPMPMFVKLPVKDIVKAANWYQDKLGFQKLYTFNDQSGSPIMMHIRRERYQDLMLIQDKHASAGSSVVINLLVKGIAAIAEKTEEQSIVSPPAQKPWQAVEMTLKDLDGHKLTLTEPKPNGESFQDVMTKVK; from the coding sequence TTGCCAGAATACTATCCAATGCCGATGTTCGTCAAACTGCCGGTCAAGGATATCGTCAAGGCGGCCAATTGGTACCAAGACAAATTAGGCTTTCAAAAGCTTTATACGTTTAATGATCAATCGGGATCACCCATCATGATGCATATTCGTCGCGAAAGGTATCAGGATTTGATGTTGATTCAAGATAAACACGCCTCAGCTGGCAGCAGTGTTGTGATTAACTTATTAGTCAAAGGTATTGCGGCGATTGCTGAGAAGACTGAGGAACAATCAATTGTGTCACCACCGGCCCAAAAGCCATGGCAAGCAGTTGAGATGACGCTAAAAGACCTGGATGGGCATAAACTTACTTTGACCGAACCCAAGCCAAATGGGGAATCGTTTCAAGATGTCATGACAAAAGTCAAATAA
- the asnB gene encoding asparagine synthase (glutamine-hydrolyzing): MCGIIAFADKTILNKKPVINGMMDMIKHRGPNSSGEYINDDVALGFRRLSIIDLKGGSQPILNEDGTVAIIFNGEIYNFQSIRKDLIAAGHVFKTHSDTEVLLHGYEEYGMEELLKKIRGMFAFLIWDDNKKEMFGARDFFGIKPMYYYHDGDTFIVGSEIKAFLKHPKFKKQLNKEALKPYLTFQYSALDETFFKGVYRIPEGHYFTLKDNKLTIKKYWDMDFKANHLSFDETVAAIDKSVSESVEAHRISDVEVGSLLSSGVDSSYITALLRPEHTFSIGFDNKKYHEGTAAKELSDKLGLDNTSDIVTEKEALDNFPLIQYHLDEPDSNPSCVPLYFLTRMAHKDVTVILSGEGADELFAGYANYGFHTRSHAIRVFADGLRKLPRGVKYRIAHGLKKMPNFHGRLHLYESTAPAEEFFIGEALVFHEGQADKILQPEFRQSKSVRDIVTESYKKVRHYDDEVKKMQYLDIHQFMPKDILLKADKLSMANSMELRVPFLDKEVAKVAAGIPTKYLINSHNSKYALREAANRHLPEEWASREKLGFPVPVKQWLEDEPFYKEVRKTFEQDWVKEFFNQDAILDILDKTYRKERDDRRKVWTIYTFLVWYKVYFIDTEIPHYIADSNKDKIEA, encoded by the coding sequence ATGTGCGGAATCATCGCGTTTGCGGACAAGACAATTTTGAACAAAAAGCCAGTTATTAATGGCATGATGGATATGATCAAGCACCGGGGACCGAATTCCAGCGGTGAATATATCAATGATGATGTCGCTTTAGGGTTCCGCCGGTTGTCCATCATTGATTTAAAGGGTGGCTCACAACCGATTTTAAACGAAGATGGCACGGTTGCTATTATCTTCAATGGTGAAATCTATAACTTCCAAAGCATTCGCAAAGACTTGATCGCTGCCGGACATGTATTTAAGACCCACAGTGACACTGAAGTTCTACTCCATGGCTATGAAGAATATGGCATGGAAGAATTACTCAAGAAGATTCGCGGCATGTTTGCCTTCCTGATTTGGGATGACAATAAAAAAGAAATGTTCGGTGCTCGCGACTTCTTTGGTATCAAGCCAATGTATTACTATCACGATGGCGATACGTTTATCGTTGGCAGTGAAATCAAGGCATTTTTGAAGCACCCCAAGTTTAAAAAGCAATTAAACAAAGAAGCACTGAAGCCGTATTTGACCTTCCAATATTCCGCCTTGGATGAGACGTTCTTCAAGGGCGTCTATCGCATTCCGGAGGGCCATTACTTCACGTTGAAGGATAACAAGCTCACGATCAAGAAGTACTGGGATATGGACTTTAAGGCCAACCATCTCAGTTTCGACGAGACCGTGGCTGCGATTGACAAGAGCGTCTCCGAATCCGTTGAAGCCCACCGGATTTCTGATGTTGAAGTCGGGTCCTTGCTTTCTTCCGGGGTTGACTCTTCGTATATCACGGCACTGTTGCGGCCGGAGCATACTTTCTCGATTGGTTTTGACAACAAGAAATATCACGAAGGAACGGCAGCCAAGGAGCTGAGCGACAAACTTGGCTTAGACAACACCAGCGATATCGTGACCGAAAAAGAAGCGCTCGACAACTTCCCACTCATCCAATATCATCTGGACGAGCCGGATTCCAACCCATCCTGCGTGCCGCTCTATTTCCTGACTCGGATGGCGCATAAAGACGTCACTGTTATCCTGTCTGGTGAAGGTGCCGACGAACTGTTTGCTGGTTACGCCAACTATGGGTTCCACACCCGTAGCCATGCAATCCGCGTGTTTGCGGATGGTTTACGGAAGTTGCCGCGTGGCGTGAAGTACCGAATCGCCCATGGCTTGAAGAAAATGCCTAACTTCCATGGTCGCCTGCATTTGTATGAATCCACGGCTCCGGCAGAAGAATTCTTCATTGGTGAAGCACTCGTGTTCCATGAAGGTCAAGCCGACAAAATTCTGCAGCCTGAATTCCGGCAAAGTAAGAGCGTACGCGACATTGTCACCGAATCCTACAAGAAGGTTCGCCACTACGACGATGAAGTGAAAAAGATGCAGTACCTCGATATCCATCAGTTCATGCCTAAAGATATTCTGTTGAAGGCTGACAAGCTCTCGATGGCAAACTCGATGGAATTGCGGGTACCGTTCTTGGATAAAGAAGTCGCCAAAGTCGCTGCGGGTATCCCAACCAAGTATCTGATCAACTCCCATAACTCCAAATACGCCCTGCGCGAGGCGGCCAACCGCCACTTGCCAGAAGAATGGGCTAGCCGTGAAAAGCTCGGCTTCCCGGTTCCGGTTAAACAATGGCTTGAAGACGAACCATTCTACAAAGAAGTGCGCAAAACCTTTGAACAGGATTGGGTCAAGGAATTCTTCAATCAGGATGCGATTCTGGACATTCTCGACAAGACGTATCGCAAAGAACGGGATGATCGGCGGAAAGTCTGGACCATTTACACCTTCTTGGTTTGGTACAAAGTTTACTTTATCGACACCGAGATTCCGCATTACATTGCCGATTCGAATAAAGATAAGATTGAAGCTTAG
- a CDS encoding 1,4-dihydroxy-2-naphthoate polyprenyltransferase: protein MSLSVFLELVEIKAKTASVFPFLLGTLYAWYHYHTLHIPELLVFFVAMLLFNMSVDANDNYQDYRRAERTEALHFREKTNIIGVHHLNPSMIGWMVVAMMATSAVLGLWMVSRTGWPLLVMGLFSFAVGYGYAGGPRPISATPYGEFFSGFTMGFVIFLIAVYVNVFNVADFSWSLVLSVYLASGLAQCAISALLLANNIADREEDETLKRRTIVHYLGLDRSIIFFYGLYTVGFLMLIASVLLGLLPELTLLTLITIPFVIKNARGFAANPVKKLTFPNAIKNLFVTTLAQVIFLALGVFLNI, encoded by the coding sequence ATGTCATTATCTGTATTTCTTGAGTTGGTTGAGATTAAGGCGAAAACGGCATCGGTGTTCCCGTTTCTTTTAGGGACGTTGTATGCCTGGTATCACTATCATACGTTACATATTCCAGAGTTGCTGGTCTTCTTTGTTGCGATGCTTTTATTCAACATGTCAGTCGATGCCAACGACAATTATCAGGATTATCGGCGAGCGGAGCGGACAGAAGCGTTGCATTTTCGCGAAAAGACCAACATCATTGGGGTGCATCATTTAAATCCTAGCATGATTGGCTGGATGGTGGTTGCCATGATGGCTACCAGTGCCGTTCTGGGTTTGTGGATGGTTAGTCGTACCGGGTGGCCGCTACTGGTGATGGGGTTGTTTAGCTTTGCGGTTGGTTACGGCTATGCTGGTGGGCCGCGGCCGATTTCGGCGACACCTTATGGCGAGTTTTTCTCCGGATTTACGATGGGTTTTGTGATTTTTCTGATCGCGGTTTATGTCAATGTCTTTAATGTTGCAGATTTTTCATGGTCTTTGGTTTTGTCGGTTTATCTGGCCAGCGGTTTGGCGCAGTGTGCGATTTCGGCACTGCTACTGGCGAATAATATTGCGGATCGGGAAGAAGACGAGACGCTCAAACGCCGAACGATCGTGCATTACCTCGGCCTCGACCGCAGTATCATTTTCTTCTATGGTTTGTACACGGTGGGTTTCCTGATGCTCATTGCGTCGGTACTGCTTGGTCTATTGCCAGAGCTGACGTTGCTCACCTTGATAACCATCCCATTTGTCATTAAAAATGCGCGGGGCTTTGCTGCTAATCCAGTGAAAAAACTGACCTTCCCCAATGCGATCAAGAATTTATTTGTAACGACCTTGGCCCAAGTCATCTTCCTGGCATTAGGTGTCTTTTTAAATATTTGA
- a CDS encoding flotillin family protein — MEILADYMPWIIVIVVLLLLFIFLATHRKTALPNEVLIISGALISGKHSFRDINGNRVKLITNGGSFILPILQRWDVLSLNTRTIEVATPEVYTQQGVPIIVNGTVILKIGSSQEEVATAAEQFLGKNDEQINAEATEILEGHLRAILGTLTVEDTYQNRDAFAEKVQDVASSDLAKMGLQIISFTIKDIADKNGYLDSLGKKQIAEVKKNAAVAEAAANRDTRIQQAQADQEAKQQEIERQTQVADAEREQQVKMADFKKQQEIAQAQADQAAIVEQMKAKQVQKEKDIELAQKNAELQEQELNATVRKQADADLYKAQRAAEAQKATQIAAAEASAKQVELAAEANANATKAIGEAEAGKTRAIGLAQAEAIAKQAEAARQLDESGRFKMTIEAMPKIIEAAMSPYANVDSIKLYGDGDLTKQTSGSLVKQLDMLQEVAGIDIRGMLNGALMHQAGNQPVVDAIKGRHADTAEKAPQKQSEAPQKQPAAPAAPATSAAKPAATSQSAASAPTKEADKPWKK; from the coding sequence ATGGAAATTTTAGCTGATTATATGCCATGGATCATTGTGATCGTTGTCTTACTGTTGCTTTTTATTTTCTTGGCAACGCACCGCAAGACAGCGTTGCCCAACGAGGTTCTGATTATTTCCGGTGCCTTGATATCCGGCAAGCATAGCTTTCGGGATATTAACGGGAATCGGGTGAAGCTGATCACGAATGGCGGGTCGTTTATCCTACCGATTTTACAGCGCTGGGATGTTTTAAGCCTGAACACCCGCACAATCGAGGTGGCAACGCCGGAAGTTTACACGCAGCAGGGTGTTCCGATCATCGTCAATGGGACGGTTATTTTAAAAATCGGTTCTAGCCAGGAAGAAGTCGCAACTGCTGCCGAACAGTTTTTAGGCAAAAATGACGAGCAGATCAATGCCGAAGCGACGGAAATTCTCGAAGGCCATTTGCGGGCTATTTTAGGCACGTTAACGGTTGAGGATACTTACCAAAACCGGGATGCGTTTGCCGAGAAAGTTCAGGACGTGGCGAGTTCCGATTTAGCCAAAATGGGCCTGCAGATTATCTCATTTACGATCAAAGATATTGCCGACAAGAACGGCTATCTTGATTCATTAGGTAAGAAGCAGATTGCCGAGGTCAAGAAAAACGCAGCAGTTGCTGAAGCGGCCGCTAACCGTGACACGCGGATTCAGCAAGCTCAAGCCGATCAGGAAGCTAAACAGCAGGAAATCGAGCGGCAGACGCAGGTGGCGGATGCCGAACGCGAGCAACAAGTCAAAATGGCCGACTTCAAGAAGCAACAGGAAATTGCCCAGGCCCAAGCCGATCAGGCAGCGATTGTTGAGCAGATGAAGGCCAAACAGGTTCAAAAGGAAAAAGATATTGAACTGGCCCAGAAGAACGCGGAACTGCAGGAACAGGAACTGAATGCCACCGTGCGTAAACAGGCCGATGCTGACTTGTATAAGGCTCAGCGCGCGGCTGAAGCACAGAAGGCAACCCAGATTGCTGCAGCCGAAGCGTCAGCCAAGCAAGTTGAGTTGGCTGCTGAAGCAAATGCTAATGCAACTAAGGCGATCGGGGAAGCCGAAGCCGGCAAGACCCGGGCAATCGGGCTGGCGCAGGCGGAAGCAATCGCGAAGCAAGCTGAAGCGGCTCGCCAATTGGATGAATCCGGTCGCTTCAAGATGACCATCGAGGCAATGCCGAAGATTATTGAAGCTGCCATGAGTCCATACGCCAACGTTGATTCGATTAAGCTCTATGGCGACGGCGACCTCACCAAGCAAACCAGTGGCAGTTTGGTCAAGCAGTTGGATATGCTTCAGGAAGTGGCAGGCATTGACATTCGTGGGATGTTAAATGGCGCTCTTATGCATCAAGCAGGCAATCAGCCAGTGGTCGATGCCATCAAGGGTCGACACGCGGACACTGCCGAAAAGGCGCCGCAAAAACAGTCGGAAGCACCGCAAAAGCAACCGGCAGCACCAGCAGCACCGGCAACCTCCGCCGCCAAGCCGGCCGCAACCAGTCAATCGGCAGCAAGTGCACCAACAAAAGAGGCAGATAAGCCGTGGAAGAAATAG
- a CDS encoding metallophosphoesterase family protein: MSITIRPFVKKDLGRFINAVAPLLPASAVNFALITDTHDKAKFATTYYGPTGYWHVREQGWLSTQLPLALRVHLGDLVDGSESPWLTKLRLRNIMADYRRGQVPFLVTKGNHDDNDKFAEKQPGHRGSFLPDVAQQLIFAADATQRQVAVSREGLLVQDFPGLRIIVLNTADVPLHDGRKIYDVKKTLAVSFAQLRDFVLALKGTQSRDVLIMSHAPAMKQNGQPALKFNGRAVHELLRAFNLHASGLLNTGKTPEFGGQLRFDFTQTTGKIIAYLAGHYHLEADYQVNGIHYSLQNTSALMGRHHGLTTKFNRRYDRRFGMPSEYAGYVVSVDGQRRLLSLYGYGAATRVRRFVY; encoded by the coding sequence ATGAGTATCACGATTCGTCCATTTGTTAAAAAAGATCTCGGTCGCTTTATTAACGCTGTAGCACCACTATTGCCGGCATCAGCGGTAAATTTTGCTTTGATCACGGATACGCACGATAAGGCTAAGTTTGCAACCACTTATTATGGGCCAACCGGTTATTGGCACGTACGCGAGCAGGGGTGGCTGAGTACCCAGTTGCCGCTTGCACTGCGGGTTCACTTAGGCGATTTGGTTGATGGGTCGGAATCGCCGTGGCTGACAAAATTGCGGCTGCGCAATATCATGGCCGATTATCGCCGCGGCCAGGTGCCGTTTCTGGTCACCAAAGGCAATCACGATGACAATGACAAGTTTGCCGAAAAGCAGCCGGGTCATCGTGGCAGCTTTTTGCCGGATGTGGCGCAGCAGCTGATTTTTGCTGCCGATGCGACTCAGCGCCAGGTTGCGGTTTCGCGTGAAGGTTTGCTTGTACAAGACTTTCCCGGACTGCGCATCATCGTTTTAAATACGGCAGATGTGCCTTTACATGACGGTCGTAAAATCTATGACGTTAAAAAGACATTGGCTGTCTCATTTGCGCAGTTGCGTGATTTTGTCTTAGCGCTAAAAGGTACCCAAAGCCGTGACGTCTTGATCATGAGCCACGCGCCGGCCATGAAGCAAAATGGGCAGCCTGCCCTGAAGTTCAACGGCCGCGCGGTGCACGAGTTGCTGCGGGCGTTCAATTTACATGCCAGTGGCTTGCTGAACACAGGCAAAACGCCTGAGTTCGGCGGGCAATTACGGTTTGATTTTACCCAAACAACTGGGAAAATCATTGCTTATCTGGCGGGGCATTACCATCTTGAAGCCGATTATCAAGTGAATGGTATTCATTATAGCTTGCAGAATACCAGTGCCTTGATGGGACGGCATCATGGGCTCACCACTAAATTCAATCGCCGTTACGACCGGCGCTTCGGGATGCCGAGTGAATATGCCGGGTATGTTGTCAGCGTTGATGGTCAGCGGCGGCTTTTGAGTCTTTATGGCTATGGGGCAGCGACTCGTGTCCGGCGGTTTGTTTACTAA
- a CDS encoding aminotransferase class I/II-fold pyridoxal phosphate-dependent enzyme, translating to MALVDRMNQEVRQLKPSDILQFNAEISKIDGIVKLTLGEPDFPTPEHVKAAGIRSIENNESHYTQSKGLPGLRAAASHYLATKYQTHYDPETQILITAGATGGIYSSLTAMLNKGDTVIIPTPIFPLYIPIVMLNGAKPIFIDTSADGFILKPEKLQAAIEANKDTVKAVVLNYPTNPTGVTYSRADLEALAAVIKQYEIFVLSDEIYSELTYTGTHVSLGGVLPDQAIVLNGVSKSHAMTGWRVGITAGPADVIAQVGKVSEFTMTSVTTNAQRAAEEALKNGMNDVQPMKEAYMKRRDFLIKALTDAGLTVPHPDGAFYIFAKLPERMHDSWKFVYALAREAKVAVIPGASFGPGGEGYVRLSYAASMEDLELATDRIAKYMASH from the coding sequence ATGGCATTAGTTGATCGCATGAATCAGGAAGTTCGGCAGCTCAAGCCGAGCGATATTTTACAGTTTAATGCGGAAATCAGCAAAATCGACGGCATTGTCAAGCTGACGTTAGGCGAGCCGGATTTTCCCACACCGGAACACGTTAAGGCAGCGGGAATTCGCTCGATTGAAAATAATGAAAGCCACTATACCCAGAGTAAAGGGTTGCCGGGATTGCGGGCTGCAGCCAGTCACTATCTGGCTACAAAATACCAGACGCATTATGATCCGGAGACCCAGATTTTAATCACCGCGGGCGCGACTGGCGGGATTTATTCGAGTTTGACGGCGATGTTGAACAAGGGCGATACCGTAATTATCCCGACACCGATTTTCCCGTTGTATATTCCGATTGTGATGTTGAATGGTGCTAAGCCGATTTTTATTGACACATCGGCAGACGGCTTCATTTTGAAACCTGAAAAGTTACAGGCGGCGATTGAAGCAAATAAGGATACTGTGAAAGCCGTGGTGTTGAATTACCCCACGAATCCAACTGGGGTAACTTATAGTCGCGCCGATCTCGAAGCGTTGGCGGCGGTGATTAAGCAGTATGAGATTTTTGTACTTAGTGACGAGATTTATTCCGAATTAACTTACACTGGCACCCACGTTTCGTTAGGCGGAGTTTTGCCGGATCAGGCGATCGTTTTAAATGGGGTGTCGAAGTCCCATGCGATGACCGGTTGGCGCGTGGGTATCACGGCCGGGCCGGCAGATGTCATTGCCCAGGTCGGAAAAGTCAGCGAGTTCACGATGACCAGCGTGACCACGAACGCGCAACGAGCCGCTGAAGAAGCACTGAAAAATGGTATGAACGATGTGCAGCCGATGAAGGAAGCTTACATGAAGCGGCGGGACTTTTTGATCAAAGCCTTGACCGATGCTGGATTGACGGTGCCGCATCCTGATGGGGCCTTCTACATTTTTGCTAAATTACCGGAGCGCATGCATGATAGCTGGAAATTTGTTTACGCGTTGGCGCGCGAGGCAAAAGTGGCGGTTATTCCGGGTGCGAGTTTCGGTCCTGGCGGTGAAGGTTATGTGCGACTTTCTTATGCGGCGTCAATGGAAGATCTCGAACTAGCGACAGATCGCATTGCTAAGTACATGGCGAGTCATTAA
- a CDS encoding pyridoxamine 5'-phosphate oxidase family protein, translating to MVAKLNQAMKDMIAGELSYISTVDADGNPDVGPKISMRVLDDEHLIYNEMTGGQTQANINDNGKAIVAVANAKALKGFRFGGTAKLYTDGPYYDQAAKWAEGKFPVPKGAGVITIDKIWTLDPGPKAGKLFEG from the coding sequence ATAGTGGCAAAATTGAATCAAGCAATGAAAGACATGATTGCTGGTGAGTTGTCCTATATTTCAACCGTTGATGCTGATGGCAACCCGGATGTTGGGCCTAAGATCTCAATGCGGGTGTTGGACGACGAGCACCTTATTTACAACGAAATGACAGGTGGTCAGACCCAAGCCAACATTAACGACAATGGGAAAGCGATTGTCGCTGTTGCTAATGCCAAGGCTTTGAAAGGCTTCCGCTTTGGCGGCACTGCCAAGCTCTATACGGACGGTCCTTACTATGATCAAGCAGCAAAGTGGGCTGAAGGCAAGTTCCCAGTGCCCAAAGGAGCCGGCGTGATTACCATTGATAAGATCTGGACATTGGATCCCGGTCCTAAGGCAGGCAAGCTTTTTGAAGGATAA
- a CDS encoding PTS transporter subunit IIC, whose translation MKQDAKTVTMNILNGLSVGIIVALVPGAILNAIVKLLLPSFPQLAVVTYMTTAAMTLLPALSAVCVGMIAKFTPIQTSSLALAAIIGAGNYHLTKTGLTVAGTGDVINLAITLAIGYLVILLLGNALKAYTILLIPSLVLLIAGGVGMLTLGPVSGITKYIGVLVHDITALQPIVMGVLMGIIFAVLIVTPISTVGIATAISLSGIGAGSANLGIVGASFALAVYGWKANPLGPSLAHFLGSPKMQMANILSKPKLFLPMAINAGILGGIGAALNIQGTPASAGFGFSGLVGPLAALDAMKAVTVGNILELTLLFFVLPIGLAYISYLLFTKTLRYQVPEDYALHYD comes from the coding sequence ATGAAACAAGACGCGAAAACGGTGACGATGAACATTTTGAATGGTTTATCTGTGGGGATCATCGTGGCGCTGGTGCCTGGCGCTATTTTGAACGCCATTGTGAAGTTGCTTTTGCCGAGCTTTCCGCAACTGGCGGTGGTGACGTATATGACCACCGCCGCCATGACCCTGTTGCCGGCATTGTCGGCGGTTTGTGTGGGGATGATCGCGAAATTTACACCGATTCAGACGAGTTCGTTGGCGTTGGCCGCGATTATTGGCGCCGGGAATTACCATTTGACCAAAACCGGCTTAACGGTTGCCGGAACCGGGGATGTCATCAATCTGGCAATTACGCTTGCGATTGGCTATTTGGTGATTTTATTGCTGGGGAATGCGTTGAAAGCCTATACGATTCTGCTGATTCCGTCGCTGGTTTTACTCATTGCCGGCGGTGTGGGAATGTTGACGCTGGGGCCGGTTTCCGGGATTACCAAGTACATCGGGGTGCTCGTGCATGACATTACCGCGTTACAACCGATCGTCATGGGCGTTTTGATGGGGATCATTTTTGCGGTTTTAATCGTGACTCCAATCAGCACGGTCGGAATTGCCACAGCCATTTCGTTAAGCGGGATCGGTGCTGGTTCAGCGAATCTGGGGATTGTCGGGGCAAGCTTTGCGCTGGCAGTTTACGGTTGGAAGGCGAATCCGCTTGGCCCGTCTTTGGCCCATTTCCTGGGATCGCCTAAAATGCAGATGGCCAATATTTTGTCTAAACCCAAGCTGTTCTTACCGATGGCGATCAATGCCGGCATTCTTGGTGGTATTGGGGCAGCATTAAACATTCAGGGTACCCCGGCCAGTGCCGGATTTGGATTTTCCGGGCTGGTGGGACCATTGGCGGCCTTAGATGCGATGAAAGCCGTAACGGTAGGCAATATTCTGGAATTGACCCTGCTGTTCTTTGTCTTGCCAATTGGATTAGCTTACATCAGTTATTTATTGTTCACCAAAACGTTACGGTATCAAGTGCCAGAAGATTATGCGCTGCATTATGACTGA
- a CDS encoding TIGR00266 family protein, with protein MKYTITANNTFPVVDIAMEQDETIQIESGSMIYHNGLVELSGHMNSNGKKGLGGLMSAIGRSVTSGESFFITTATGTAPNAELAIAPGNPGVIKELTLDDSHQYRLNTGAFLAMDSSASYHMASQKVGGALFGGTGGFFIMETAGTGTMLVSAYGDIIPIQLDGSHEYVVDNSHVVAWDSQLDYHIQPASGVIGFTTGEGLVNRFTGTGTVYIQTRNIQALANLIEPFIPTKSD; from the coding sequence ATGAAATATACCATCACGGCCAACAACACTTTCCCGGTTGTGGATATTGCCATGGAACAGGATGAAACAATCCAGATCGAATCAGGCTCCATGATTTATCACAACGGATTAGTCGAGCTGAGTGGCCATATGAACAGCAACGGCAAGAAAGGTCTCGGCGGTCTCATGAGCGCGATTGGTCGATCGGTGACAAGCGGCGAAAGCTTTTTCATCACCACCGCTACTGGCACCGCCCCGAATGCCGAATTGGCCATTGCACCCGGCAATCCAGGGGTGATTAAGGAATTAACGCTTGATGACAGCCACCAATACCGTCTGAATACTGGTGCTTTTCTGGCCATGGACAGCTCGGCCAGCTATCACATGGCCAGTCAAAAGGTTGGCGGCGCTTTGTTCGGCGGCACTGGCGGTTTCTTCATTATGGAAACCGCCGGCACAGGCACCATGCTAGTTTCGGCGTATGGTGATATCATTCCGATCCAACTCGATGGAAGCCACGAATACGTTGTTGACAATAGCCATGTGGTTGCGTGGGATAGTCAGCTGGATTACCACATTCAGCCGGCCAGCGGCGTCATCGGCTTCACAACCGGCGAAGGCTTGGTCAACCGCTTCACCGGAACAGGAACGGTTTACATCCAGACGCGGAACATTCAAGCTTTGGCTAACCTGATCGAGCCATTTATCCCGACTAAGAGTGACTAA